One Campylobacter concisus DNA segment encodes these proteins:
- a CDS encoding amino acid ABC transporter permease, giving the protein MDFEFIEKFYPLFVKAGILTCQIAFLGIVFSILIGIFCMAVKFYKLKFLSKLVDCYVELSRNTPLLIQLFFLYYGLPKLGVSMSGFACAVAGLSFLGGSYMSESFRLGFEAVRRSQIEAGLSIALSKNQLLRYVILPQAFSVALPSISANVIFLLKETSIVSIVALADLVYVAKDLIGLYYKTDEALFMLVISYLIIILPVSLALSYVEKRVRNARS; this is encoded by the coding sequence ATGGATTTTGAGTTTATTGAGAAATTTTACCCCCTTTTTGTAAAGGCTGGGATTCTCACCTGCCAGATCGCCTTTTTGGGGATCGTTTTTTCTATTTTGATAGGCATTTTTTGCATGGCTGTGAAATTTTACAAGCTAAAATTTCTCTCAAAGCTCGTTGATTGCTATGTTGAGCTTTCAAGAAACACACCGCTTCTTATCCAGCTCTTCTTTTTATACTACGGCTTGCCAAAGCTTGGAGTGTCGATGAGTGGCTTTGCCTGTGCGGTCGCTGGACTTAGCTTTCTTGGCGGTAGCTATATGAGCGAGAGCTTTAGGCTTGGCTTTGAGGCGGTTAGAAGGTCGCAGATAGAAGCAGGTCTTAGTATCGCACTTAGTAAAAATCAGCTCCTAAGATATGTCATCTTGCCACAAGCCTTTAGCGTGGCGCTTCCAAGTATCAGCGCAAACGTCATATTTTTACTAAAAGAGACAAGCATCGTTAGCATCGTAGCGCTTGCCGATCTAGTCTATGTTGCAAAGGATCTCATCGGACTTTACTACAAAACAGATGAGGCGCTTTTTATGCTCGTTATTAGCTACCTCATCATCATCTTGCCAGTCTCGCTGGCGCTTAGCTACGTCGAAAAAAGGGTGAGAAATGCAAGGAGTTAG
- a CDS encoding TRAP transporter permease — translation MNEVKDNEEQFVEVKTREINSNFYNYFIAIVCFSWSVFQLYIAYFPLNTNISRSVHLAFAVGLVFLLYPVTFHKKAHSSLPFYDLVFCVVGVVAVLYPAVYFYELADRTGDYITQDIVISFLAIIVLLEAGRRVMGPALPIICILFLIYDHFGPYMPDIIAHQGASFEKIAGHMFLTTEGVFGVPIGVSVSFIYLFVLFGSLLERAGAGQYFINLAFSLLGKYRGGPAKASVIASGLTGMVSGSSTANVVTVGTFTIPLMKKAGLSRTKAGAIEVAAGVNGQLMPPIMGAAAFIIAEFLGMTYTNVMMAAVIPAFACYLSLFFIVHLESVKLGLKGINQSEFHSRFKIFVSGLHYITPILILLYTLLIAKESAIAAAFNAIGFLFLIMIFQEPTKKLASGEKVGLSDVLLGFEDIFWAMVAAAKSMTTIAIATALAGIIVGSISLTGLGQVLSDLVELLAGDNIMMILVLTALMSLILGMGLPTTANYIVVSSLVAPVILFLAHKNGFLIPAIAVHLFVFYFGILADDTPPVGIAAYAAAGIAKANPITVGVQGFFYDLRTAILPFAFFFNNKLMLIDSINTSDPLDSKGIVWMSNPLEILLVFGMAIVGMFAFSSLLQGYYVTKLRIWERALLIPVVPLALVPNICVKFGLMPNEYTAYIVAAALYGFVFMTQWGIKDKPLDQIRAI, via the coding sequence ATGAACGAAGTCAAAGACAACGAAGAACAATTTGTCGAGGTAAAAACAAGGGAGATAAATAGCAATTTTTACAACTATTTCATTGCGATTGTATGCTTTTCTTGGTCAGTTTTTCAGCTTTATATAGCTTATTTTCCGCTAAATACCAACATTTCACGCTCAGTGCACCTAGCTTTTGCGGTTGGGCTTGTATTTTTGCTCTATCCAGTCACTTTTCATAAAAAGGCTCACTCAAGTTTGCCATTTTACGACCTAGTTTTTTGCGTTGTAGGCGTTGTTGCCGTGCTTTATCCAGCGGTTTATTTTTACGAGCTAGCTGATAGGACAGGGGACTACATCACTCAAGATATCGTCATATCGTTTTTGGCGATCATCGTCTTACTTGAGGCTGGCAGACGTGTCATGGGACCAGCACTTCCTATCATTTGTATATTATTTTTGATATATGATCACTTTGGTCCTTATATGCCAGACATCATCGCTCATCAAGGCGCTAGCTTTGAAAAGATCGCAGGACACATGTTTTTGACGACTGAGGGCGTCTTTGGCGTGCCTATCGGCGTTAGTGTTAGCTTTATCTACCTTTTTGTTCTTTTTGGCTCATTGCTTGAGCGGGCAGGCGCTGGACAATACTTTATAAATTTAGCCTTCTCACTTCTTGGCAAATATAGAGGTGGTCCAGCCAAAGCTTCAGTCATCGCAAGTGGCCTAACTGGCATGGTCTCAGGTAGCTCAACAGCAAACGTCGTAACCGTTGGTACATTTACCATACCGCTTATGAAAAAAGCTGGTCTTTCACGCACAAAAGCTGGAGCCATCGAGGTTGCAGCTGGCGTAAATGGACAGCTTATGCCTCCTATCATGGGTGCGGCTGCTTTTATCATCGCTGAGTTTTTAGGTATGACATATACAAATGTCATGATGGCAGCGGTTATCCCAGCATTTGCTTGTTATTTGTCACTATTTTTCATCGTGCATCTAGAGAGTGTTAAACTTGGACTAAAAGGCATAAATCAGAGCGAATTTCACTCAAGATTTAAAATTTTTGTAAGTGGCCTTCACTATATAACGCCGATTTTGATATTGCTTTACACGCTTTTAATCGCAAAAGAGTCAGCCATAGCCGCTGCGTTTAATGCGATAGGATTTTTATTTTTGATAATGATCTTTCAAGAGCCAACTAAAAAGCTAGCTTCAGGCGAAAAAGTAGGGCTAAGCGACGTGCTTCTTGGCTTTGAGGATATATTTTGGGCGATGGTCGCAGCCGCAAAGAGCATGACCACAATAGCCATCGCAACCGCGCTTGCTGGCATCATTGTGGGCTCTATCTCGCTTACTGGCCTTGGTCAGGTGCTCTCTGATCTAGTCGAGCTTTTAGCAGGCGATAACATCATGATGATCCTAGTTTTAACAGCTCTTATGTCGCTTATCCTTGGCATGGGTCTTCCAACGACAGCAAACTACATCGTCGTATCAAGCCTTGTTGCGCCAGTCATCTTGTTTTTAGCGCATAAAAATGGCTTTTTGATCCCTGCTATCGCCGTGCATCTTTTTGTATTTTACTTTGGAATTTTGGCCGATGATACGCCACCAGTTGGCATCGCAGCCTACGCAGCAGCGGGCATCGCTAAAGCAAATCCAATAACCGTTGGCGTTCAAGGGTTCTTTTACGATCTAAGAACGGCGATCTTGCCATTTGCCTTTTTCTTTAACAACAAACTTATGCTAATTGATAGCATAAACACGAGCGATCCGCTTGACTCAAAAGGGATAGTCTGGATGAGCAATCCACTTGAAATTTTGCTCGTCTTTGGCATGGCGATCGTGGGCATGTTTGCCTTTTCTAGCTTGCTTCAAGGATACTACGTCACAAAGCTTAGGATTTGGGAGAGGGCGTTACTTATCCCAGTCGTGCCTCTAGCTCTTGTGCCAAACATCTGCGTGAAATTTGGACTAATGCCAAACGAATACACAGCCTACATCGTAGCAGCAGCTCTTTATGGTTTTGTCTTTATGACTCAGTGGGGCATAAAAGATAAACCGCTCGATCAAATAAGAGCGATTTAA
- a CDS encoding TAXI family TRAP transporter solute-binding subunit, translated as MKTTSLALAGLLLATTLSAKEFISIGTGGMTGTYYPIGGAICRLANKNTDVKCSVQSTGGSVYNVNNVLKKELTFGFVQSDVVYDKYNGTGKFDGAKDENLRSVVAIYPELLAFVVAKDSGLTSDIQSFAGKKYNVGNPGSGNEVSTLEVFKAKGFDVSKLGYRGVLTVGECPHALKDKKIDGYSFVVGHPTANITDAATSLPIDILNIEGSEIDNLLKEKPYFAKGVIPKGSYDGVDHDVNTIGVKAVLVTNKDTKDEAVKAVIKAILDNFDEYKTLHPALKSVNKEDLVQGLSAPLHPAAEAAFKEAGILK; from the coding sequence ATGAAAACTACTTCTTTAGCACTTGCTGGATTGCTTTTGGCAACAACACTTTCAGCAAAAGAATTTATCAGTATCGGCACTGGTGGCATGACAGGCACGTACTATCCGATAGGTGGAGCGATCTGCCGCTTGGCAAATAAAAATACAGACGTAAAATGCTCTGTTCAATCAACTGGCGGCTCTGTTTATAACGTAAATAACGTCCTTAAAAAAGAGCTTACTTTTGGCTTTGTTCAAAGTGACGTCGTCTATGATAAATATAATGGCACTGGCAAATTTGACGGAGCAAAAGATGAAAATTTACGCTCAGTAGTAGCTATCTATCCTGAGCTTCTTGCATTTGTTGTAGCAAAAGATAGCGGCCTAACAAGTGATATCCAGTCTTTTGCAGGTAAAAAATACAACGTAGGCAACCCAGGTAGCGGCAACGAAGTGAGCACGCTTGAAGTCTTTAAAGCAAAAGGCTTTGACGTTTCAAAACTAGGATACCGCGGCGTTTTAACAGTTGGCGAATGCCCACACGCACTAAAAGATAAAAAGATAGATGGTTATAGCTTTGTTGTTGGTCACCCAACTGCAAACATCACTGATGCAGCGACATCTTTGCCTATTGATATCCTAAATATCGAAGGCAGCGAGATCGATAATCTTCTTAAAGAAAAACCATACTTTGCAAAAGGTGTGATCCCAAAAGGCTCATATGACGGCGTCGATCACGACGTAAATACTATCGGCGTAAAAGCTGTTTTGGTAACTAATAAAGACACAAAAGATGAGGCTGTAAAAGCTGTGATAAAAGCTATTTTAGACAACTTTGATGAGTATAAAACTCTTCACCCAGCACTAAAATCAGTCAATAAAGAAGATCTCGTCCAAGGTCTTTCAGCTCCGCTTCACCCAGCTGCAGAGGCTGCATTTAAAGAGGCTGGTATCTTAAAATAA
- a CDS encoding MATE family efflux transporter has protein sequence MNLSMKKLVVPIFLDMFLHFITLIINTYMVTKVSVHLVGAMGAGNQVMDLFMTIFNFLSMGCSVVVAQALGAKQNELASSVIHASITSNTVFGIFSAIIIYVFGYNILNLLNVPSDLINDSFSYLHILGFALLFDGIGMVLAAVLRVYNLATAVMLTSVLMNIITIFGNAIALFGWFDLPNLGLQGVAISTFVGRLIGVFVLLYMLIRVAKVRIYLSKLLVVPFGILKKILSVGLPSAGENLLWMAQYMVAFGFIASMGEATLSVQTIYFQITLLILLCGASISVANEVIVGHLVGASEFNEAYTRTFKALWLGIFITLVVVLIAYALKYKIMDALNLDEGLRKIMLPLFTLSIVLEAGRTFNVVIVNALRASGDAKFPLATGLIFMWGLSLPLGYFLGIHLGWGIIGVWIGFCADEWLRGLANTWRWRSKKWQEKRLV, from the coding sequence ATGAATCTTTCTATGAAAAAGCTGGTCGTCCCTATATTTTTAGATATGTTTTTGCACTTTATAACGCTTATCATAAACACCTACATGGTGACAAAAGTGAGCGTGCATCTAGTTGGCGCCATGGGTGCTGGCAATCAAGTGATGGACCTTTTTATGACCATTTTTAACTTTTTAAGCATGGGCTGCTCAGTCGTCGTCGCACAAGCACTTGGAGCAAAGCAAAACGAGCTAGCTTCAAGCGTCATACACGCAAGCATCACGTCAAATACGGTCTTTGGCATCTTTTCAGCCATCATCATCTACGTCTTTGGCTACAACATCTTAAATTTACTAAACGTGCCAAGTGATCTCATAAACGATAGCTTCTCATACCTTCACATCCTTGGCTTTGCATTGCTATTTGATGGCATCGGCATGGTGCTAGCTGCGGTGCTTCGCGTCTATAATCTAGCAACTGCTGTGATGCTAACTTCAGTTTTGATGAACATCATCACCATCTTTGGCAACGCCATCGCTCTTTTTGGCTGGTTTGACCTGCCAAATTTAGGCCTGCAAGGAGTCGCTATCTCGACATTTGTAGGTAGGCTTATTGGCGTTTTTGTTCTACTTTATATGCTCATACGCGTGGCAAAAGTTAGAATTTATCTTAGCAAACTGCTTGTCGTGCCGTTTGGAATTTTAAAGAAAATACTCTCAGTTGGCTTGCCAAGCGCTGGCGAAAATTTACTCTGGATGGCGCAATACATGGTCGCTTTTGGCTTTATCGCGAGCATGGGCGAGGCAACTCTTAGCGTGCAGACTATCTACTTTCAGATCACGCTTCTCATCTTGCTTTGTGGCGCAAGTATCAGCGTGGCAAACGAGGTCATCGTTGGGCATTTGGTTGGGGCAAGCGAGTTTAACGAGGCCTATACAAGAACCTTTAAAGCCTTGTGGCTTGGCATTTTTATAACGCTCGTCGTCGTTTTGATCGCCTACGCCTTAAAGTATAAGATCATGGACGCACTAAATTTAGATGAGGGCTTGCGCAAGATAATGCTACCGCTCTTTACGCTCTCGATCGTGTTAGAAGCTGGCAGAACCTTTAACGTCGTCATCGTAAATGCCCTTCGTGCAAGTGGCGACGCGAAATTTCCACTTGCAACTGGGCTTATCTTTATGTGGGGGCTTTCGCTGCCGCTTGGATATTTCTTAGGCATACACCTTGGCTGGGGGATCATCGGCGTTTGGATAGGATTTTGCGCTGATGAGTGGCTAAGAGGCCTTGCAAATACCTGGCGCTGGAGAAGCAAAAAGTGGCAAGAAAAACGCCTAGTTTGA
- a CDS encoding M48 family metallopeptidase, translated as MARKTPSLRQKSLNLDFYGLSVLINFKTNVKAMRLRVGKDAKITLSMPFYSTQKMALGFLETHRIWLENSYKKALLNLPKDDEMKFLGQIYKIKFDESVNVPFFEDKFIITPNLKALERFKKVRAKELFLELVSYYQPHINKPVSRIVIRDSKTRWGSCNHKKGYINLSLRLIEKPLSAVRYVVLHELTHLLYPHHQSSFYKFIEAIMPDYKEQEQILKS; from the coding sequence GTGGCAAGAAAAACGCCTAGTTTGAGGCAAAAGAGCCTAAATTTAGACTTTTATGGCTTAAGCGTTTTAATAAATTTTAAAACAAATGTAAAGGCTATGCGATTAAGAGTTGGCAAGGATGCTAAGATCACGCTTTCTATGCCATTTTACAGCACGCAAAAGATGGCTCTTGGCTTTCTTGAAACGCACAGAATTTGGCTTGAAAACTCTTATAAAAAAGCTCTTTTAAATTTGCCAAAAGATGATGAGATGAAATTTCTTGGGCAAATTTATAAGATCAAATTTGATGAGAGCGTAAATGTGCCTTTTTTTGAAGATAAATTTATCATAACGCCAAATTTAAAGGCACTTGAGCGCTTTAAAAAAGTAAGAGCAAAAGAGCTATTTTTAGAGCTTGTAAGCTACTATCAGCCTCATATCAATAAGCCAGTTAGTCGCATCGTCATAAGAGATAGCAAAACTCGCTGGGGCAGTTGCAACCACAAAAAAGGCTATATAAACTTAAGCCTAAGGCTTATAGAAAAGCCGCTCTCAGCCGTGCGATACGTCGTGCTTCACGAGCTTACTCACCTGCTCTATCCGCATCATCAAAGCAGTTTTTATAAATTTATAGAAGCCATCATGCCTGATTACAAAGAGCAAGAGCAAATTTTAAAATCGTAA
- a CDS encoding DUF883 family protein: protein MATQEVNLESLKKDLDSLKADFKDVIKSIKDMGAERAESAKDKILDQLNIDEIKKYIDDLKSKGKYGIENVNDAIKEDPIKSIAIAAGVGFLAAWLLKK, encoded by the coding sequence ATGGCTACTCAAGAGGTAAATTTAGAGTCTTTAAAAAAAGACTTAGATTCTTTGAAAGCAGATTTTAAAGATGTTATAAAATCTATCAAAGATATGGGTGCAGAGCGTGCGGAATCCGCTAAAGATAAAATTTTAGACCAACTAAATATCGATGAGATCAAAAAATACATAGATGATCTAAAATCAAAAGGCAAATACGGCATAGAGAACGTAAACGACGCAATAAAAGAAGATCCGATTAAAAGCATTGCTATTGCTGCAGGTGTTGGATTTTTAGCTGCCTGGTTATTAAAAAAATAA
- a CDS encoding cation diffusion facilitator family transporter has translation MGSPFDYEFNSINKQECTQSENKAVIAAGACAFLLALVKFAAGLFSGSVAVLGSAIDSMLDFIVSLLNLFALRKSRKQADERFNFGYTKLEALAALFECVIIVLAAGYIFYESVKKFSEPNLEIDLGLSLGVMVFSVVVTLCLVLFLNQISKKSGNLIIKADALHYKIDLFSNLAVIISLLIIKFSGFVMIDAIFGIVISGYIAQSAISLGKDALGVLLDHAASPEVTAEIIKMIKAKQRISDFHYLNTRQSANTIFLTLHLVFDKDISLYDAHEVAESLEAEIREKFKDFSWQITTHLDPYNDKEGR, from the coding sequence TTGGGAAGTCCGTTTGATTATGAGTTTAACAGCATAAATAAGCAGGAGTGCACGCAGAGCGAAAATAAGGCCGTTATCGCAGCTGGAGCATGCGCTTTTTTGCTCGCACTTGTGAAATTTGCAGCAGGGCTTTTTAGCGGCTCAGTCGCTGTGCTTGGTTCGGCGATTGATTCGATGCTTGATTTTATCGTTTCGCTTTTAAATTTATTTGCGCTTAGAAAGTCAAGAAAGCAAGCCGATGAGAGATTTAACTTTGGCTACACAAAGCTAGAGGCGTTAGCAGCGCTATTTGAGTGTGTCATCATCGTGCTGGCTGCTGGATATATATTTTATGAGAGCGTTAAGAAATTTAGTGAGCCAAATTTAGAGATAGACCTTGGCTTAAGCCTTGGTGTGATGGTATTTTCGGTTGTGGTGACGTTATGTTTGGTGCTATTTTTAAACCAAATTTCTAAAAAAAGTGGCAACCTTATCATAAAAGCAGACGCGCTGCACTATAAGATCGACCTTTTTAGCAACCTAGCAGTCATCATCTCGCTGCTTATCATTAAATTTAGCGGATTTGTGATGATAGATGCGATCTTTGGTATCGTGATAAGTGGCTACATCGCTCAAAGCGCCATAAGTCTTGGCAAAGACGCCCTTGGTGTCTTGCTAGATCACGCAGCAAGCCCTGAGGTCACAGCTGAGATCATCAAGATGATAAAGGCAAAGCAGAGGATTTCAGACTTTCACTATCTAAACACAAGGCAGAGCGCAAATACCATATTTTTAACGCTGCACTTGGTTTTTGACAAAGATATCTCGCTTTACGATGCGCACGAGGTGGCCGAATCGCTTGAAGCTGAGATAAGAGAGAAATTTAAGGATTTTTCGTGGCAGATAACCACGCATTTAGACCCATACAACGACAAAGAAGGGAGATGA
- a CDS encoding phosphate ABC transporter ATP-binding protein gives MLKYLNLNIAQNEIICLMGSSGCGKSTFLSALNGFLEQKGGRYSGEILFKGENIKTKDEIWLRRKLAILFQDATLFPFSVERNLTYAMEFYEGSIKDKQKRVEELLKSVNLLDEINGLDIPASKLSGGQKQRLCIARMLTTKPEVLMLDEPCSSLDMKNVLIVEELLKSLSQRYTIIIATHNEEQAKRLGGMIVRIVDKKFAF, from the coding sequence ATTTTAAAATATCTAAATTTAAACATCGCCCAAAACGAGATCATCTGCCTAATGGGTAGCTCAGGATGCGGCAAATCGACTTTTCTTTCAGCGTTAAATGGCTTTTTGGAGCAAAAGGGCGGCAGATATAGCGGAGAGATACTATTTAAAGGCGAAAATATCAAAACCAAAGACGAAATTTGGCTAAGAAGAAAGCTAGCTATACTTTTTCAAGACGCCACGCTCTTTCCCTTTAGCGTAGAAAGAAATTTGACCTATGCGATGGAATTTTACGAGGGCAGCATAAAAGATAAGCAAAAAAGAGTAGAAGAACTGCTTAAAAGCGTAAATTTACTAGATGAGATAAATGGCCTAGATATACCAGCTAGCAAGCTTTCTGGCGGTCAAAAGCAAAGACTTTGCATCGCAAGGATGCTAACTACAAAGCCTGAAGTGCTCATGCTTGATGAGCCTTGCTCGTCGCTTGATATGAAAAATGTCTTGATCGTAGAGGAGCTTTTAAAAAGCCTGTCGCAAAGATATACGATCATCATCGCCACACACAACGAAGAGCAAGCAAAAAGGCTTGGCGGCATGATAGTCCGCATAGTGGATAAGAAATTTGCATTTTAA
- a CDS encoding agmatine deiminase family protein → MRAYAEWEEQELLFLSLPHSKSDWEPYLEEILAGYEELVAAVTPFEKVVLICPDEANFTRFKKFKNVEFVKLETDDTWIRDYGMIDVCTKDGIKSYDFKFNAWGGKFKSSKDDAINLELAKIYKTKLEPVDMILEGGSVEFNGDGVLLTTTKCLLNENRNKALNKEQIEEKLKNLFGLKRIIWLENGFIRGDDTDSHIDTLARFITPDTIAYASCEDRSDEHFDELKRMEDELKKTGFKLLALPLPKPKFYDGKRLGCTYANFIFINGALIVPTYNDENDEKVLNLLAKALPDRKIIGVNSLVFVRQNGSLHCSSQNRYKRA, encoded by the coding sequence GTGAGAGCGTATGCAGAGTGGGAGGAGCAGGAGCTTTTGTTTTTATCGCTGCCACATAGTAAGAGCGACTGGGAGCCTTATTTGGAGGAGATTTTGGCGGGCTATGAGGAGCTTGTGGCTGCTGTTACGCCGTTTGAAAAGGTGGTGCTCATCTGCCCTGATGAGGCAAATTTCACTAGATTTAAGAAATTTAAAAATGTAGAGTTTGTCAAGCTTGAGACTGACGATACTTGGATCAGAGACTACGGTATGATCGACGTTTGCACCAAGGACGGCATAAAGAGCTACGACTTTAAATTTAACGCTTGGGGCGGTAAATTTAAGAGTTCAAAAGATGATGCGATAAATTTAGAGCTAGCTAAAATTTACAAAACTAAGCTTGAGCCTGTTGATATGATACTAGAGGGTGGGAGTGTCGAGTTTAACGGAGATGGTGTGCTTTTAACCACCACAAAATGCCTACTAAATGAAAATAGAAACAAAGCACTTAACAAAGAGCAGATCGAAGAAAAACTAAAAAATTTATTTGGACTAAAGCGTATCATCTGGCTTGAAAATGGCTTTATAAGAGGCGATGACACAGATAGCCACATCGACACTTTAGCGCGCTTTATCACGCCTGATACGATAGCTTATGCGAGCTGCGAAGATAGGAGCGATGAGCACTTTGATGAGCTTAAAAGGATGGAAGATGAGCTTAAAAAAACTGGCTTTAAGCTACTTGCTCTGCCACTACCTAAGCCTAAATTTTATGATGGCAAAAGGCTTGGCTGCACCTATGCAAACTTTATCTTTATAAATGGTGCGCTAATCGTGCCAACATATAATGATGAAAACGATGAAAAGGTGCTAAATTTACTTGCCAAGGCGCTGCCAGATAGAAAGATCATCGGTGTAAATTCGCTAGTTTTTGTCCGTCAAAATGGCTCGCTTCACTGCTCAAGCCAAAATAGATACAAGAGGGCTTAA
- a CDS encoding carbon-nitrogen hydrolase encodes MKVALLQQEFKGTKEATIAKTLELIAEAKKGGADLVVCQELHQTQYFCQSEDTNFFDHANDWQEDVAFWGRVAKENGVVLVTSLFEKRADGLYHNTAFVFERDGSVAGKYRKMHIPDDPGFYEKFYFTPGDIGFEPIETSLGKLGLLVCWDQWYPEAARLMALKGAKILIYPTAIGWFEGDSEDEKSRQLEAWVAVQRGHSVANGLPVVAVNRVGFEKDDSGVMDGIKFWGNSFVFGPQGEQLFRADSHSEQCKIVEIDMKRSEEVRRIWPFLRDRRIDAYANITKRFID; translated from the coding sequence ATGAAAGTAGCACTACTTCAACAAGAATTTAAAGGGACAAAAGAGGCGACCATCGCAAAGACGCTTGAGCTAATAGCTGAGGCAAAAAAAGGTGGCGCTGATCTCGTGGTCTGCCAAGAGCTGCACCAGACGCAGTACTTTTGCCAAAGCGAGGATACAAATTTCTTTGATCACGCAAACGACTGGCAAGAAGATGTCGCTTTTTGGGGCAGGGTGGCAAAAGAAAACGGCGTAGTTTTGGTTACTTCGCTCTTTGAAAAAAGGGCTGACGGACTTTATCACAACACCGCTTTTGTCTTCGAGCGTGACGGCAGCGTGGCTGGCAAATACCGAAAAATGCACATCCCTGATGACCCTGGATTTTACGAGAAATTTTACTTTACACCTGGCGATATCGGCTTTGAGCCTATTGAAACCAGCCTTGGCAAGCTTGGTCTTTTGGTCTGCTGGGATCAGTGGTATCCAGAGGCAGCAAGGCTCATGGCGCTAAAAGGGGCGAAAATTCTCATCTATCCAACGGCTATTGGCTGGTTTGAGGGCGATAGTGAGGATGAAAAATCAAGACAGCTTGAAGCGTGGGTGGCGGTGCAAAGAGGCCACAGCGTGGCAAATGGCCTGCCAGTGGTCGCAGTAAATCGCGTGGGCTTTGAAAAAGATGATAGTGGCGTGATGGATGGGATTAAGTTTTGGGGAAATAGCTTTGTTTTTGGGCCACAAGGCGAGCAGCTTTTCCGCGCAGATAGCCATAGCGAGCAGTGCAAGATCGTAGAAATTGATATGAAAAGAAGCGAAGAAGTTCGCAGAATTTGGCCATTTTTACGTGACCGCAGGATCGATGCCTATGCAAATATCACAAAGAGGTTTATCGACTAA
- a CDS encoding CBU_0592 family membrane protein, with protein MIDLFQIIGFLGMICIVMGYFLLQIGRLNNHDLAYQIINLVGAVLLIISLFVHFNLGSFLIEVFWIIITIYGIYKIYKERA; from the coding sequence TTGATCGATCTTTTTCAGATCATCGGCTTTTTAGGGATGATTTGCATCGTGATGGGCTACTTTTTACTCCAGATCGGCCGTCTAAATAACCACGATCTAGCCTACCAGATAATAAATTTAGTAGGTGCGGTGCTGCTTATAATCTCGCTTTTTGTGCATTTTAACCTAGGCTCATTTTTGATAGAGGTCTTTTGGATAATCATTACGATTTATGGAATTTATAAAATTTATAAGGAGAGAGCGTGA
- a CDS encoding tetratricopeptide repeat protein, with translation MKKMIFISLLAACALAGDFEDGLKAYADSNFTEALSKFEAGCAANDARSCVIAGAIYQVGKTDVPDSNKALEFYNKACQGGEKEGCSAAGGIYLDNDPQKARELFNKACEQNDGYSCGMIGSILIEAKKFKEAYTFLEKGCKLKDKMSCEFAGDLKRSKQL, from the coding sequence ATGAAAAAAATGATTTTTATCTCGCTTCTTGCAGCTTGCGCTCTAGCAGGCGACTTTGAAGATGGTTTGAAAGCTTATGCTGACTCAAATTTCACTGAGGCTTTGTCTAAATTTGAAGCAGGTTGCGCGGCAAATGACGCAAGATCATGCGTAATAGCAGGTGCGATATACCAGGTTGGCAAAACTGACGTGCCAGATAGCAACAAAGCGTTAGAGTTTTACAACAAAGCTTGCCAAGGTGGCGAAAAAGAGGGTTGTTCAGCAGCTGGTGGAATTTATCTAGATAATGATCCACAAAAAGCAAGAGAGCTTTTTAACAAAGCTTGCGAGCAAAATGACGGCTACTCTTGTGGCATGATAGGCTCGATACTAATAGAAGCTAAGAAATTTAAAGAGGCTTACACCTTCTTAGAAAAAGGCTGCAAACTAAAGGACAAGATGTCTTGCGAGTTTGCAGGTGATCTAAAACGCTCAAAACAACTTTGA